TTACCGCCAAGAGGGATGTACAAGTAATCGCGCCACCAGCTAGAAAGCGAAATGTGCCAACGGCGCCAGAATTCGGTCGGGCTCTTTGCCTTGTACGGGCTGTTGAAGTTTTGCGGCAGGCGGAAACCCATGAGGAGGGCAACGCCGATCGCGATATCCGTGTAACCCGAGAAGTCGGCGTAAACCTGTAACGAATAAGCGAAAAGGGCAATCAGGTTTTCAAGGCCGGTAAAGAGGAGCGGCGTGTCGAAAACGCGGTCCACAAAGTTCGTGGCGAGGTAGTCACTCAAGATGATTTTCTTGGCGAGACCGTTCAAAATCCAGAACACGGCCATGCCGAAGGCGCGGCGGGGGAGGAAATACGGCTTGTAAAGTTGCGGCACAAACTTGTCTGCACGCACAATCGGACCAGCCACGAGCTGCGGGAAGAACGAAAGGTAAAAGCCGAAATTCAAAATGTTGTCTACAGCCTTAATCTTACCGCGGTAAATGTCGATGCAGTAACTCATTGCCTGGAACGTGAAGAACGAAATGCCCACCGGGAGGATAATTGTATCCACGAGCGAGTGCGTGTTGAACATCGCATTGCTTGCGGCGGCAAAGAAGTTGTACACGTGGAGCTCGATGCCGGTAAAGTCGTAAAGTGCGTCCAGGAAGAAGTAAGAGTATTTATAATAGCAGAGCACCAGCAAGTCGATAATCACGACTATAATCATCAAAAGTTTCTTTTTCCACTTTTCTTCTGCTTTCTCAATCCACTTGCCGATGAAGAAGTTTGCTATCACGCAGAAGATGAGGATGCACACGTAGCTGCCGCTCGTCTTGTAGTAGAAGAACAAGCTCGTCGCAAACAGGAACGCGTTGCGGAGCAGAAGCTTGCTGTGGACTAACGAGAAGATGGCGAAGACGACCGCGAAGAAACCCCAGAAATAGAACTGGGTGAAGAGTAACGGGGAGTTCGGGTCAAACGCAAATGTGCGGGTCAGGTAGGGGATGATATAGTCAAGCATGATTTTTGGGCTTGTAAATTAGAAAATTATTTAGCGTCCTGTGCTTCGGGTTTCAGCGGAACTTGAATTTTTGGTTGCGCGGGTTGTGCTGTTTGCTTTACGACTTCAGGCATCGGGACATCTTTATGGGCGGCAGCGGCAAGCTTTGGCATTTGCGGAGGGGCGACCGTTTTTTCGGCAGTTTGCTTGGCCGTCGATTCTGGTTTTGCCGGGGCGGCATCAGCCGATTTAGAAGGAAGCGGCGTTGCTACCTTTGCCTGGATGGTTGCTGCAGTCTTTTCGACTGGAGTCTGTGGAGCCTTAGCCTGAATGGTTGGCGCTGCGCTAGAGGCTGTTTTGGCCGTAGGTGTCGCCTGAACCTTTGGAGCTACGCTTGATGCTGCCGGAATTGTTGCCGGTGTCTGAGGCTGTGCCGGTTTAGATTGGACAACGGCCGGCGATTCTGCAGGGAGGCTTGCGATATGGTCAAAGTAGGCCTGTATTAAAGCCTTGTAGAACATGTCGCCGAGCAACTGGTAGCCTGCGGTTTTGAAGTGGACTTTGTCTTTCTTGGCGAGGTCCGCCTTTTCCCACTTGGCCATGGAACCAAGACCACCCATGATGGAGAACTTGTCCCAGACGCCTGCCTTGTGCTTGTCGGCGAGCATAAAGAACGATTTACGTGCAACTTCGCCGTTTGGGTGCTGCACGTACTTTCTTTTACGGACTTTGCGGTAAGAATCGTTATTGGTCTCGAAAATGAATGCGGTTTTCGGGCTTACCTTGCGGATTCGCTGGATGAGCTTGTCGTAGTCTTCGCGGAAGATTTTGTCGTTAAAGACATCGACGTTAGCATCGTTAATGCCAATCGCAAAAATCACGAGGTCCGGCTTGTAATAAGACATTTCCTTTTCGAACAGCGGGCAAACTTCTTCAAAGTAGTTCGAAACCTTGGCGCCGTTAATGCCGACGTTCGTGTAGGTGATGCCGGGGGCGTTGTTCTCTGCCAAAATGCCTGTGAGCGTAAAGTGCGGGCGAGGCGGAACTGTATCTGCGGCGGCTGAATCTAGAGTAGCTTGCAAATCTTCGTCGCGGTTCAGGCAGTTCGTGTCGAGGACGTCTTCGCAGTCGCCCTGGAACATCGAATCAGCTGCGGCCACTTGCGAGGCTTGCTGAGAGGATGCTGGCGGAGGCGTTATTCCAAGCGAATCCATGCGCAAAGAATCTGCAACACGAGCGAGAGAGTCTGCGCGGGCGACGGAATCCTTGAAGAGCGAGTCCGTGATGAACGCGGCCACTTCGGCTTGCTTGGTCGTGTCTGCCCAGCGGAATGCAATCTGGATCGTGTCAATCGGGCGCGGGCTTGTGAAAACGTAGCTTTGGCTCGTGGAATCAAATGTTCCAAAGACATCCATCGAGTCTATGCGAAGCACCGGTTCAACGTCGTTGCTGTCGCTATAGCCGAAAACTCTAAAGCTTGTTTCGCCCCAAATCGGTTCGGTATTGTACTTGTCCAAAAGGAGCGTGATTTCGGCACGCGGGTCGCGAGTGCTGATGGCAATGCCGAGGAGACCGAGCGGTTTAGTGATTTCGTGCTGAACGTTCTTGTTCTTGTCCCAAATGCCCTTATAATAGCTAGCGTAGCTTGCGGGGGTGTTTGTCCTAGCTGCCGAATACGGGAATACGAAACCGCGGCCAGCCGATGCACCCGGATATTCTTTTACCAGGTGTTCGCGGATGCGGCCCGAGATGACGTCAGCCTGCAAGTGCGAACCGCCAATGTGGAGGATGCGCACCTTGCCCCTGTTCTCGAAAACGAGCGTGTCAAGCTTCTTGAAGAACGGCTCGAAACTAGCGCTCCCTTGCGGGAACTGGATGGTGTTCAAAGACGTATCGATAAAATCGTATTTCGTAAAGTCAACGTCATAGTAGCCCGGGGTGATTTCCATGTCCTTTGCAGAAACCATGGAACCCATGCTAACAATGCCAAGTATGGCAGCAATGACGGCAAGCTTTTTCTTCACTTAACACCCCCTCCGGTATTTAAGGATTTAGCTTTTCTTTGTTCAAATCAATTACTTTAGTCGTGTCGGCGTTTGCCTGTTTTTTGTCCGAGAACTTGCGAATGTCCTTAAGTTTCGAATCGTTCAGGTGATGCCTGTCGCGGAACTGGAAGTAATCGTAGTACATGTGGAGCGATGAGCAGAATAGATCGCCCATATAAGAGGCTCCGCGGCGCGTAAAATGCACGTGGTCTGTAAAGCCGAGCGGTGGGGACTTCTTGACCCACTTGATCATGGCGTTTTCGCCACCCATCACGCGGTGCATATCCCAGTAGGCAAGGCCGTTTTCAAGAGCCACTTCGCGCAACATCTTGATGGTGATGCCAAGTCCCGGGTATGTTTGCCATCTTCCGTTAATTTGTTTTGCCATATCGGCCGGACCGATGAACAAAATGTCTGCATCCGGATTGGCTTTCTTGACGGATTGAATTTGTCTGGTAATGAGTTTCTTGCTCCAGTCAAGATTCTTGGGGGTCATGCTCGGAACCATGTTTCCGCCGTATTCCATGATGATGAGTTTTGCATTCATGGCCTTGTAGGATTCGGCAAGAAGTTGGCTATCGATCTTGTGGAATACCGTACCCGAGCTTCCGCGCATGGCAACGTTGTCCACAGCGACACCGTAAGAACCGTCTACAGAAATCGCATAGATTTCCGTGCGTCCGCTCAGGTAGAGTTTGATGTTCGAGGTCGTATCCGGGAGTTTCCACGTATAAACGTTCAGCTTCGTGAATTTTTCAACGGCAGGAGCGGCTGCGGTTTCCTTTTTGTTCTTGATTTTGAGTTTCGGCGAACCGTCGGCATTTGTTCCAACTTGTTCCGTCACTTCGTGTTCGTAGGTGAGGCGGAGCTTGAGGCTGCCCTTGTTGCTTGCGAGAACCTTAATCGTGGAGTAGCCGCCTACGTGCGGGAACATGTCCTTGCGGCCTTCGCGCTTCTTGACGCCGATAACGGCAGAACCGTTGAGCTCACCCACCTGGGCCAAAGGTCCATAGCGGTTGTGCGTGGCGTGTTCTTCCTTGGGGCCAAAGATGATGTAACGCTGCAAGTCGCCGTTGTTCCACTGCGATGTCGACTGAGACGGAATGTGCATCACGGCTGGGAGCATGCCCGGACCGTTACCTCCAAATTCAGTCTGCAAGTCTTCGCGGATCGTAGAGGAAATG
The DNA window shown above is from Fibrobacter sp. UWB16 and carries:
- a CDS encoding MBOAT family protein — encoded protein: MLDYIIPYLTRTFAFDPNSPLLFTQFYFWGFFAVVFAIFSLVHSKLLLRNAFLFATSLFFYYKTSGSYVCILIFCVIANFFIGKWIEKAEEKWKKKLLMIIVVIIDLLVLCYYKYSYFFLDALYDFTGIELHVYNFFAAASNAMFNTHSLVDTIILPVGISFFTFQAMSYCIDIYRGKIKAVDNILNFGFYLSFFPQLVAGPIVRADKFVPQLYKPYFLPRRAFGMAVFWILNGLAKKIILSDYLATNFVDRVFDTPLLFTGLENLIALFAYSLQVYADFSGYTDIAIGVALLMGFRLPQNFNSPYKAKSPTEFWRRWHISLSSWWRDYLYIPLGGNRNATVGTFFWMGFLSLVAILLSGSMWVGIALGVFFLYIAIFAYFKPESRKTITTNMNAMATQIVGGWWHGASWNFIIWGGLNGFGQVFNKLWVKRSATVRASIALGFFALSAILYKHYTIPICAITAVWFGVLFVGIYSTIIYHLFCQKQLPWLTTAWNVTLTFVFITFTRLFFRAGSNLDPAEANEVAWNTAKNMVHQMGTAWRWDTILPIAWEHINIILVFIAGMLIHWIPKRVKSRYRITFASLPIPGMVAATAFIIFVIYQFMSADSCPFIYFQF
- a CDS encoding GDSL-type esterase/lipase family protein, whose protein sequence is MKKKLAVIAAILGIVSMGSMVSAKDMEITPGYYDVDFTKYDFIDTSLNTIQFPQGSASFEPFFKKLDTLVFENRGKVRILHIGGSHLQADVISGRIREHLVKEYPGASAGRGFVFPYSAARTNTPASYASYYKGIWDKNKNVQHEITKPLGLLGIAISTRDPRAEITLLLDKYNTEPIWGETSFRVFGYSDSNDVEPVLRIDSMDVFGTFDSTSQSYVFTSPRPIDTIQIAFRWADTTKQAEVAAFITDSLFKDSVARADSLARVADSLRMDSLGITPPPASSQQASQVAAADSMFQGDCEDVLDTNCLNRDEDLQATLDSAAADTVPPRPHFTLTGILAENNAPGITYTNVGINGAKVSNYFEEVCPLFEKEMSYYKPDLVIFAIGINDANVDVFNDKIFREDYDKLIQRIRKVSPKTAFIFETNNDSYRKVRKRKYVQHPNGEVARKSFFMLADKHKAGVWDKFSIMGGLGSMAKWEKADLAKKDKVHFKTAGYQLLGDMFYKALIQAYFDHIASLPAESPAVVQSKPAQPQTPATIPAASSVAPKVQATPTAKTASSAAPTIQAKAPQTPVEKTAATIQAKVATPLPSKSADAAPAKPESTAKQTAEKTVAPPQMPKLAAAAHKDVPMPEVVKQTAQPAQPKIQVPLKPEAQDAK